TTAATGATTAACCGCAATGACGACTTTGAATCCTTTTTGATAAAAGGCAAGTTACTCCCTCTGGGAATATTTAATTTTTTTAATATTTACTTTATTCTATCATAAATCGTTAATGATTTCCATTTGTTTAGGACAGCTTCTAGGCCAATTAATCCTTCGTCTTAATATCGATTAAATAAACATAGCCGTTAAACACCTTTGCCCTGGCGACTATTTCACCCTTGGCAGATGCCTTTTCCCACTCTGTTCCGGGTATTGTCCTCTACAAAATATTTATCGATGCTATATTGAATAAAGGCCACTTCTTCTGTCTCCATTTGCTTAACAGGGTCCCATGCTCGACCAAAGTATTGTAGATTACCCTTTAAATAAATTCCCTTATCAGGTTTATCAAGTGAAACTCTTGTTGGTACGTACACACCATCCTGTTCCTTTAAGGAAACATATACCCTTGCATCATAAAGCTCATCCTTTTGGTCAAGAATGTCTTTATCCACTAAACCTGTTGGTACTTCTTCTACCGCAAATCTTAACGAAACATAATCACCACGAAATGGATCAGATGGGTCCACCTGGTATGGTTTGAAGCATAATTTCTTTCCCTTTGTAAAGGGTGTAGAGCGGTGTAACCGTCATCCCTATTAATATTAAAACTGGAACTAAGGAGGCGAGAATCAAATACTTTATCCGATTATTCATACAGACTCCCTCCTTTTTTCGTTGCTTTTCAAAGTAAAAACCGAAAGCAAGCAGGATCAGTCCGCCGAGGATAAAGACAATCGATTTATCTAAAAATACTAAGGATAGATCGATATAGAATCGGAAAATCATGATGCAAAGAATAACGATGTTCAACAAACTTCCTTTTTTAATTAAATATAAAACAAACAACATATAAAGAATCGAAAACGGAATATAGATCCAATCAATTGGCCATGAACCCTCAAAGGATAACAACAGCGCCGCTCCACAATGAACGAGGTGGCCCAAAAATACGTAAACCTCTCTAATTTTCCCTTGGAAATAGATGAGAGCTAACCCAATTATTAAATAGACTAAACCGTATATATATTGATTTTCGAATACACCATTCATTAAATGCGTCAGGACGGTCCAGACAAATTGCAGTTGTAGCAGTCCCAAGATAAAACCGGTTAG
The DNA window shown above is from Bacillus sp. T3 and carries:
- a CDS encoding GDYXXLXY domain-containing protein — its product is MDPSDPFRGDYVSLRFAVEEVPTGLVDKDILDQKDELYDARVYVSLKEQDGVYVPTRVSLDKPDKGIYLKGNLQYFGRAWDPVKQMETEEVAFIQYSIDKYFVEDNTRNRVGKGICQG